One Chryseobacterium tructae genomic window, TCCTGTTGTGGGAGAACCTGATCGTCCATTTTTTCATCACTACATGCTGACAGGAATGTTGCAGCAATGGCGCCTGCTATTAAGCAGAGATTAAAGTTTCTTTTCATATAATAATTTAGTTGGTAAAACGAAGTTATGAAATTATCTTTTATATATGAACACATTATTATTAAAAATTATTCAAAACATAGTGAATATATTTTTTATATAAAAAACATTGCTTTGATTGTAAGCTGATTAGAATTTTATTTGTATATTTGCACCTCGAAATAACTAAAAATTTATAAACAATGTTTGCAATTGTAGAAATAGCAGGGCTTCAATATAAAGTTGAGCAAGACCAAAGTTGTTTGTGAACCGTTTAAAAGGAGATAAAGGAGGGAAAGTTTCTTTCGATAAAGTTCTTCTTACTGTAAACGGAGCAATCACTGTAGGCGCCCCAGCTGTAAGCGGTATCACTGTGGAAGCAGAGATCCTTGACCACGTAAAAGCTGATAAAGTAATCGTTTTCAAAAAGAAAAGAAGAAAAGGTTACAAAGTGAAAAACGGTCACAGACAATCTTTAACTCAAATCGTAATCACTGGTATTACAGGATTTGAAGCAGGAGCTAAAAAAGCTGCTAAAAAAGAAACTGTAAAGTCTGAGGTTCTTTCTGACAACGCAACTGTTAACTTTAGTGAAGATCACGAGTTGAACTATCACTTAAAGAAAAACAACTTGTCTCAGTCTAAAGAGAACAGAGAAACTTTAATTACTTTAGGTAAAGCAGTTAAAGTTGAACTAGAAAAGAATATTCTTACTCATGAAGAAGTAGATGCTGCTATCATTAAGAATATTGATCAATTTAAAGCACTTAACAAATAATCCAGTAATAAAATGGCACACAAGAAAGGAGTCGGTAGTTCCAAGAACGGTAGAGAGTCTCACTCTAAGAGATTAGGTGTGAAGATTTTCGGAGGACAAGCAGCTATTGCCGGAAATATTATTGTTAGACAAAGAGGTACTCAGCACCACCCAGGTGATAACGTGGGAATCGGTAAAGATCACACTTTGTTTGCATTAGTAGATGGTAAAGTAGTTTTCAGAAAGAAAGCAAACAACAGATCTTTCGTATCTGTAGAACCAAACGCATAATTTTTAAGCGTTTTATAAAAATTAAATCCTCAGTATTTGCTGAGGATTTTTTTTGCTTCATACCCATGAGTCGTTTTTTTAATCATATTCTATAGAATGTGAAATATTTTTATATTTGTTGGTGATCAAATAACAAATTATTTGTGCAAACCAAAAAATATATAAGGTAAGGAACCCCCATTAAAACTATATAACTATGAAAAATTTAAAAAAACTTACAAAAAGAGGCTTAAAGAATGTGTGCGGAGGCGCAGGGATTTGTCCTTCAATGACAGATACATGTGAAGAGTGGTGCAGCTGGACTCCATGGCAGAAGACCCATTGCATATTGGGAGAATCCTGTGCACCTTGCTAACGAATAAATGAGTGAGAATGATATAGGCGGTTTCTTAGAAGCCGCTTTTTTATTTTCAATTTTAATATAATTTTAATTTTATCCATTCCAACAAAATTCAAAGAATTATAATTTTGTTCCCCATTTTTAAATATAATAAATATGAAGGGTAAATGTATACTTGTGTTGAGTATGTTGGTTTCTTTAGGCTGGCAGGCTCAAGTCAAAGTACTGTTTGATGCTACCAAAGCTGAAATGGGGGGAAATGCAGATTGGATTATCGATGCTGATACTCATAATCTTAGCGTGACCTCTACGGGAATAGGTACAACCGGAACAGAATCGAATCCGCAAAGAATTCCAACTCCTGCCCAAAGTGGAATTACTGGCACCACCTCAGAGACTTATTGGCAGGGAGCGTTGAGCAATTGGGGAATTGACCTGGTAAGGCAGGGATATGTTGTAGAAACTTTACCTTATAACGGAAATATTAGTTATGGAAACTCATCCAATCCACAAGATCTTTCTAATTATAAAGTTTTTATTGTCGTTGAACCTAATATAAGATTTACTGACTCAGAAAAAACAGCAATGTTAAATTTTGTAGCCAATGGAGGGGGGCTTTTTATGGTTTCAGATCATACGGTAAGTGACAGGAATAATGATGGCTGGGATTCTCCTGCTATATGGAATGACTTTTTTACTTCAAATAATGTTGCTAATAATCCTTTTGGAATAAGTTTTAATCTAAATAATGTGTCACCAGTGAGTTCCAATTTTGCTCCAGTTAATCTTAATCCTACCATTTTGGCTGGTCCACAAGGAACACCAACGCAAATGAAATTTTCAAGTGGGGCTACAATGACTCTAAATAAAAACAATAATCCTTCTGCACAAGGGCTTATCTTTACAACGGGCTCTTCAACAGTCGGAAGTACAAATGTAATGTTTGCAACATCTACTTATGGTAATGGAAGAATTTGCGCTCTAGGAGATAGCTCTGTTCCGGATGATGGTACAGGAGATCCTAATGATACACTATATAATGGATATACAGGTGATGCTAATGGAAATCACAGACCCCTTTTGGTAAATGCTGTGGTATGGCTTGCTGCTTCGTCAAGTCTTGACGTTCATGAAACGACTATAAAAAAGGAAGCCATAATATATCCTAATCCGGCTAAAGATTATGTATATGTTGAGAGTAACCAATTTAAAATGTATAAAATCTTGGATGAATCAGGAAAGATAATGAGTACTGGCTCTCTTCCGGATACTGGAATCATTAACGTCCAGAATTTGCCTCTTGGAGTTTACTATTTGATATTGCTGTCAGATAAAGAAACCCAATCTGCAAAATTGATTAAAAAATAAATATATCAGCTGAGCTTTACAGGTTCAGCTTTTTTATTAGAAATAAATTAAATTTTCATAAATATTCTTGTGATAGTGAAATATTTATATATTTGTTTATAATCAAATAACAAATTCATTGCGTAAGCCGAAAAGCATATAGAGTAGGCAATAAATTAAAACTAAATAATTATGAAAAATCTAAAAAAAATTAACGAAAAAGAATCTGAAAGAAATTAATGGAGGAGCAGGAAATTGTCCTCCTGTGGCAAATTCTTGTAATGCATGGTGTAGATGGACTCCCTGGCAAAAACAACACTGTTTAAGTAATCTCTTTGAAGAACCTTGTGAGTGTATTTAATAGATAGTATGAAAAATTATAACAGAATTACAAAGAAGCAGTTAAAATCGATCAACGCAGGAAATGATTATACATGTCCTGATTTTTTGGTTACAACATGTGCTCAATGGTGTGGGCTTACTTCCTGGCAGCAGCAGTACTGCCCAAATGCCGTAGAAGAAATGATGCCTTGTTATTGTTGATTTTTAAGTATAAATAAAATAAAACGGGCGGCTTCGAAGAAGCCGCCCGTTTTAATATCATATTTTTTTAAAATCCTACCTGAATTCCTGCCTTAACACCAAATTTTGAAATATCAGGTCTGTCAAGATAATTTCCTCGCCAGTTAAAATCTACTCTAAAGAGTCTAAGATTTCCAATACCAATGTTTTCAATTCCAAATCCATACTCATAGTAAATATGGTCACTTGGAGCAGAATATCTAAATCCTTCTACATTAATTGCCTTAGATGCATCACTTAAAGTTCCATAAGCAGCTCTTAGAAAGGCAACTTCTCTAAGCTTTAGCTTTTTAATTAAAGGAATATAAGATAATATTTTACCATTAAAGTGGTGTTCCAAATGAAGAGTAGTATAAGCATCTGCCACAAACTCATAATAATTAAGCTGTGAGAATGTATTCGGAGCCAAAGTATAAGAAAGGTTAGCAGGAATAATATTCTGTAAAGCTAAAGGAACTGTATTGAAATTTTTTCCTGCCTCAAAATTGACAATGGTCTTCCCTAATGTTCCAATCAAAAATGGTTTGTAGAACATAAATTGAAGCTTATTATAATTAAAATCTGCATTAAACAGTCCTTCTATACCTCTGGTATATCTTAAAACAATAGTAGGGGCAAGGTTTTTTGCCTGATATCGGTCTATCCCTGTTTGAGAAAATCTAGCACCCGGTTTTGCAATTAAACTGATAGTGACATGGGAATCATTAACTGTTTTCCTTAATTGCCCATCCTGGTAATACATAAGGTTGAACTTTTCAGGAATAGCAGAATGAATGCTTTGCATTACTCCATCAACTCTGATCTGTACATTTTTCCAAGGCTCTATAGCCGCAAAAACATTGGTTTGGTTTACAGAACTTAAAGAAATATTTTCTCCTCTTGCAAAAAATGTACTTGAAGATAACGATCGAGATGCCACTCCGTCACCTGCGGTAAGTTGTCCCCCCAGCTGAACGATATCTCTGCTGGTTCCGGCTCCAATCATAAATCGGTTAAGTCTGTTGAACATATACCGTGCTTCAGCACCATATTTTATCTGATGATCTTTAAATCCGTAAGCCGTATAAAACTGAACTCTCCAAGGATCATTCAATCCAAAATAAGATCTTGCACCAAGTCTTATTCTATCTCCCTCTACATCATTTCTTCCGTATACTGAGAAGATAGGTCCAAAATCTACCCCTTTAAAAGCATTGTAATAACGAGAACCAAGAGTTTCAAACAGTTTTACCATTCGGTTGAACTTTGGAGTTTGTTGTAATTGGTCTAGCATTTTATAAACGCCTTGCTCAGATTTAGATAAAGTATCAGGTCTTGCTTTTGTCCAGTACGCTTCATCTTTATCCGTAAACTTATCTTCATATTCCTCTTCTTTTCTTTTAAAAACTTTCGGATCAAGAGGAATATTAAATTCATAATTAGAATAATCAACAGATTTTCG contains:
- a CDS encoding bacteriocin-like protein, whose amino-acid sequence is MKNLKKLTKRGLKNVCGGAGICPSMTDTCEEWCSWTPWQKTHCILGESCAPC
- the rpmA gene encoding 50S ribosomal protein L27 → MAHKKGVGSSKNGRESHSKRLGVKIFGGQAAIAGNIIVRQRGTQHHPGDNVGIGKDHTLFALVDGKVVFRKKANNRSFVSVEPNA
- a CDS encoding DUF5686 family protein — translated: MMLNNNSKKHYFLFFFLTITSFTYAQTRASGKIVDAKNNKEVNKVDIFINDSKTPAFTTTSGSFSVQSDSIIQRLKFVRKNYTAETFDVTPENAENIFVQLSQAKVSSIQEVVIQAGKPKYKNKKENPAYAIMQKVWAQKRNNGLEKFNTYSYKEYEKTQFDLNNIDSAFMKRKIFNKLDFIFNYADSTASGRLGLPIFLNEAVYENYGKNKPDKDTKRTLVAQKTSGFQDNQVITVSAKNLYRDINIYDNTLNYFDIGFQSPAGTDGFGTYDYNLVDTISIHGEKAFQIRYQPKRKDVLAFQGNLYIDTDSYAVLGATLRSTQKINVNFVNSVYTQLEYDNPDETTFLPRKLITEVEMSPFSKKKGSKSIIARKSVDYSNYEFNIPLDPKVFKRKEEEYEDKFTDKDEAYWTKARPDTLSKSEQGVYKMLDQLQQTPKFNRMVKLFETLGSRYYNAFKGVDFGPIFSVYGRNDVEGDRIRLGARSYFGLNDPWRVQFYTAYGFKDHQIKYGAEARYMFNRLNRFMIGAGTSRDIVQLGGQLTAGDGVASRSLSSSTFFARGENISLSSVNQTNVFAAIEPWKNVQIRVDGVMQSIHSAIPEKFNLMYYQDGQLRKTVNDSHVTISLIAKPGARFSQTGIDRYQAKNLAPTIVLRYTRGIEGLFNADFNYNKLQFMFYKPFLIGTLGKTIVNFEAGKNFNTVPLALQNIIPANLSYTLAPNTFSQLNYYEFVADAYTTLHLEHHFNGKILSYIPLIKKLKLREVAFLRAAYGTLSDASKAINVEGFRYSAPSDHIYYEYGFGIENIGIGNLRLFRVDFNWRGNYLDRPDISKFGVKAGIQVGF
- a CDS encoding T9SS type A sorting domain-containing protein, with the protein product MKGKCILVLSMLVSLGWQAQVKVLFDATKAEMGGNADWIIDADTHNLSVTSTGIGTTGTESNPQRIPTPAQSGITGTTSETYWQGALSNWGIDLVRQGYVVETLPYNGNISYGNSSNPQDLSNYKVFIVVEPNIRFTDSEKTAMLNFVANGGGLFMVSDHTVSDRNNDGWDSPAIWNDFFTSNNVANNPFGISFNLNNVSPVSSNFAPVNLNPTILAGPQGTPTQMKFSSGATMTLNKNNNPSAQGLIFTTGSSTVGSTNVMFATSTYGNGRICALGDSSVPDDGTGDPNDTLYNGYTGDANGNHRPLLVNAVVWLAASSSLDVHETTIKKEAIIYPNPAKDYVYVESNQFKMYKILDESGKIMSTGSLPDTGIINVQNLPLGVYYLILLSDKETQSAKLIKK